Below is a genomic region from Spirosoma radiotolerans.
ACAGCACGGCTCCTGTGTAAGAGAAAAATCAGAAGATCTCTTGCGCCACTTTCATGATGTTATCGGACTTACCCATGGTGTAAAAGTGCATCACGGGTGCGCCATAGGCGATCAGTTCGCGACATTGCTGAATGCACCATTCGATACCAACCTGCCGGGCCTGCTGATCGTTCTCGCAGGCTTCCACCGCACGGACCAGATCGGCCGGCAATTCGAGGTGGAACAGCTTGGGTAAAACCTGAAGTTGCCGGCGGGTGCTGAGCGGTTTCAGACCCGGAATGATGGGCACATTAATCCCTTCCTTCCGGCAACGGTCGACAAAGTCGATGAACTTTTTATTGTCGAAAAACATCTGCGTCACGATGTAATCCGCCCCTTTGTCTATCTTCTGTTTTAGGTACTGGAAATCGGTGTCATGGTCAGCAGCCTCAAAATGTTTCTCTGGGTAAGCGGCCACACCAATGCAGAAGCTACTGGGGGCCAGGGCTGTATCTTCTTCGTGCAGGTAAATTCCTTTGTTCATATTGGCCACTTGCTCGACCAGCTCGCTGGCATACATGTAGCCATTTTCCTTAGCCTTAAAGGTCGTAAACGGCTTGGCTGGATCACCCCGTAGAACGAGGGCGTTGTCGATGCCCAGGTAGTGGAGGTCAATCAGAAAATCCTCCGTTTCTTCACGGGAAAAACCACCGCAGAGCACATGCGGCACCGGATCAACGCCAAAGCGGTGCATAATGGCTGAACAAATCCCTACGGTACCGGGCCGTTTACGCGTTACAATTTTTTGAATGGTTCCATCGGGCAAGGGCCGCTCGATGTACTCCTCCCGATGGTAGGTAACGTCAATAAAAGGTGGCTTAAACTCCATCAGCGGCTCGATATTGTCGAGCAGACTTTTCAGATTATCGCCTTTAATGGGCGGAATAACTTCAATGGAAAAAATTGGTTTGCCGTTAGCAGCCTTGATATGATCGGTAATTTTTGTCATTAGTCAGAAAACACCAGCCAATTGATAAGCCAGCGAACAGAGGGGTAAAGTTAACGGGAAAACACCGCTAACCGCATGTAAATTCCATTAGCGGAACCCGTACTCCAGGGTTGTATATCCATCCGGCGACCCAGCGAACTCTGGTTTTTGACCTGGTGGAGCTTGGGAATCCCCCAGCCCACCAGCGAGCCAACAGCAGCTCCGGCAATCAAATCGGTTGGGTAATGCACCCCGGCTTCATACCGAAGCAAACAGGTAGCCGTTGCCAAACCGAGCGATCCGATCCAGACAACGGGCTTGAGCCGGGAATTCGGGAAATAGTGCCGAAACACTTCGCCCGTAAAAACAGCCGTAGCGAAGGCATGAGTGGCGTGTCCCGAAAAAAACGACTGCCGGGCATCCCGCGTTAATTTTTCCTCCAGGGGCACAGTCGGATTATAAACAAATGGACGCGGACGCTGCGTGACAGCCTTTACCACTCGCTCGAAGCCATTGGCAAACGCTATCGTTTCCACAAACATGATGCCCACCGTTTTAATGTCCTGCCGCATTGGTTTGGTACCCAGCGCGAGTAAGCCAAAAACGGCCGCATTGCCCGCCAGCGTAACATCACTTAGCCTGGCAGCCGACGTCGACCACTGGTAAGTCGCTTTCCGGTCGAACGAATTAATATCGGCCCGATTCAGGACAGAAACCT
It encodes:
- the metF gene encoding methylenetetrahydrofolate reductase [NAD(P)H] produces the protein MTKITDHIKAANGKPIFSIEVIPPIKGDNLKSLLDNIEPLMEFKPPFIDVTYHREEYIERPLPDGTIQKIVTRKRPGTVGICSAIMHRFGVDPVPHVLCGGFSREETEDFLIDLHYLGIDNALVLRGDPAKPFTTFKAKENGYMYASELVEQVANMNKGIYLHEEDTALAPSSFCIGVAAYPEKHFEAADHDTDFQYLKQKIDKGADYIVTQMFFDNKKFIDFVDRCRKEGINVPIIPGLKPLSTRRQLQVLPKLFHLELPADLVRAVEACENDQQARQVGIEWCIQQCRELIAYGAPVMHFYTMGKSDNIMKVAQEIF
- a CDS encoding phosphatase PAP2 family protein; translation: MKYSPKLVTESTLVLILSSFFFVHASFAQTPSPYELKTGREIALLGAGAAIQGGLFALNSTIDPLTPAEVSVLNRADINSFDRKATYQWSTSAARLSDVTLAGNAAVFGLLALGTKPMRQDIKTVGIMFVETIAFANGFERVVKAVTQRPRPFVYNPTVPLEEKLTRDARQSFFSGHATHAFATAVFTGEVFRHYFPNSRLKPVVWIGSLGLATATCLLRYEAGVHYPTDLIAGAAVGSLVGWGIPKLHQVKNQSSLGRRMDIQPWSTGSANGIYMRLAVFSR